The Desmodus rotundus isolate HL8 chromosome 3, HLdesRot8A.1, whole genome shotgun sequence genome includes a region encoding these proteins:
- the VAMP1 gene encoding vesicle-associated membrane protein 1 isoform X4, translating into MSAPAQPPAEGAEGTTPGGGPPGPPPNTTSNRRLQQTQAQVDEVVDLMRENMDKVLKRDEILSQLDDRADALQMGASQFESSAAKLKRKYWWKNCKMMIMLGAICAIIVVVIVKTEADESWPMIRTG; encoded by the exons AT GTCTGCTCCAGCTCAGCCGCCTGCTGAAGGGGCAGAAGGGACTACCCCAGGTGGGGGTCCCCCTGGCCCTCCCCCTAATACAACCAGTAACAGACGACTACAGCAAACCCAGGCGCAAGTAGATGAG GTGGTGGACCTCATGCGTGAGAATATGGACAAGGTCCTGAAGAGGGACGAGATACTGTCACAGCTGGATGACCGAGCTGATGCCTTGCAGATGGGAGCATCACAATTTGAGAGCAGTGCTGCCAAGCTAAAGAGGAAGTATTGGTGGAAAAACTGCAAG ATGATGATCATGCTGGGAGCTATCTGTGCCATCATCGTGGTAGTTATTGTAA AAACGGAAGCAGATGAATCTTGGCCAATGATCAGGACGGGGTGA
- the VAMP1 gene encoding vesicle-associated membrane protein 1 isoform X2, whose translation MSAPAQPPAEGAEGTTPGGGPPGPPPNTTSNRRLQQTQAQVDEVVDLMRENMDKVLKRDEILSQLDDRADALQMGASQFESSAAKLKRKYWWKNCKMMIMLGAICAIIVVVIVIKHQPRLPLHWRRPGVWPTKTAVNGAHE comes from the exons AT GTCTGCTCCAGCTCAGCCGCCTGCTGAAGGGGCAGAAGGGACTACCCCAGGTGGGGGTCCCCCTGGCCCTCCCCCTAATACAACCAGTAACAGACGACTACAGCAAACCCAGGCGCAAGTAGATGAG GTGGTGGACCTCATGCGTGAGAATATGGACAAGGTCCTGAAGAGGGACGAGATACTGTCACAGCTGGATGACCGAGCTGATGCCTTGCAGATGGGAGCATCACAATTTGAGAGCAGTGCTGCCAAGCTAAAGAGGAAGTATTGGTGGAAAAACTGCAAG ATGATGATCATGCTGGGAGCTATCTGTGCCATCATCGTGGTAGTTATTGTAA TCAaacaccagcccaggctgccacTGCACTGGAGGAGACCTGGTGTCTGGCCCACTAAGACTGCTGTGAACGGCGCGCACGAGTAG
- the VAMP1 gene encoding vesicle-associated membrane protein 1 isoform X6 produces MSAPAQPPAEGAEGTTPGGGPPGPPPNTTSNRRLQQTQAQVDEVVDLMRENMDKVLKRDEILSQLDDRADALQMGASQFESSAAKLKRKYWWKNCKMMIMLGAICAIIVVVIVRWD; encoded by the exons AT GTCTGCTCCAGCTCAGCCGCCTGCTGAAGGGGCAGAAGGGACTACCCCAGGTGGGGGTCCCCCTGGCCCTCCCCCTAATACAACCAGTAACAGACGACTACAGCAAACCCAGGCGCAAGTAGATGAG GTGGTGGACCTCATGCGTGAGAATATGGACAAGGTCCTGAAGAGGGACGAGATACTGTCACAGCTGGATGACCGAGCTGATGCCTTGCAGATGGGAGCATCACAATTTGAGAGCAGTGCTGCCAAGCTAAAGAGGAAGTATTGGTGGAAAAACTGCAAG ATGATGATCATGCTGGGAGCTATCTGTGCCATCATCGTGGTAGTTATTGTAA GGTGGGACTGA
- the VAMP1 gene encoding vesicle-associated membrane protein 1 isoform X1 encodes MSAPAQPPAEGAEGTTPGGGPPGPPPNTTSNRRLQQTQAQVDEVVDLMRENMDKVLKRDEILSQLDDRADALQMGASQFESSAAKLKRKYWWKNCKMMIMLGAICAIIVVVIGGTEELEESSHCTLPTIPLEGLHSPLGSSLPNAGGHRWRRTTTVLDVSQAWSKFTLLAHSSVSQELFPGFI; translated from the exons AT GTCTGCTCCAGCTCAGCCGCCTGCTGAAGGGGCAGAAGGGACTACCCCAGGTGGGGGTCCCCCTGGCCCTCCCCCTAATACAACCAGTAACAGACGACTACAGCAAACCCAGGCGCAAGTAGATGAG GTGGTGGACCTCATGCGTGAGAATATGGACAAGGTCCTGAAGAGGGACGAGATACTGTCACAGCTGGATGACCGAGCTGATGCCTTGCAGATGGGAGCATCACAATTTGAGAGCAGTGCTGCCAAGCTAAAGAGGAAGTATTGGTGGAAAAACTGCAAG ATGATGATCATGCTGGGAGCTATCTGTGCCATCATCGTGGTAGTTATT GGTGGGACTGAAGAGCTGGAAGAAAGCAGTCATTGTACCCTCCCAACGATTCCCCTGGAAGGTCTCCACTCTCCTCTGGGCTCCTCCTTGCCTAATGCAGGGGGTCACCGCTGGAGAAGAACCACCACTGTCCTCGATGTGTCCCAAGCCTGGAGCAAATTCACCCTCTTAGCCCACTCATCCGTGTCACAGGAATTATTTCCTGGGTTTATTTGA
- the VAMP1 gene encoding vesicle-associated membrane protein 1 isoform X5, giving the protein MSAPAQPPAEGAEGTTPGGGPPGPPPNTTSNRRLQQTQAQVDEVVDLMRENMDKVLKRDEILSQLDDRADALQMGASQFESSAAKLKRKYWWKNCKMMIMLGAICAIIVVVIVIYFFT; this is encoded by the exons AT GTCTGCTCCAGCTCAGCCGCCTGCTGAAGGGGCAGAAGGGACTACCCCAGGTGGGGGTCCCCCTGGCCCTCCCCCTAATACAACCAGTAACAGACGACTACAGCAAACCCAGGCGCAAGTAGATGAG GTGGTGGACCTCATGCGTGAGAATATGGACAAGGTCCTGAAGAGGGACGAGATACTGTCACAGCTGGATGACCGAGCTGATGCCTTGCAGATGGGAGCATCACAATTTGAGAGCAGTGCTGCCAAGCTAAAGAGGAAGTATTGGTGGAAAAACTGCAAG ATGATGATCATGCTGGGAGCTATCTGTGCCATCATCGTGGTAGTTATTGTAA TCTACTTTTTTACTTGA
- the TAPBPL gene encoding tapasin-related protein isoform X2, with translation MGTEGWCLLLCVALFQAADTAEKQWRAVDVVLDCFLVEEGKHHGGFPSRKDMVRALLVLRQVPVLDDGSLEGFTNFQLSTLAKDNPPVTFEASVNLVQIPHAEALLHADCSETEVTCEISRYFLQARQEAAVETAAWFITNMQVSGGGPSVSIVMRTLGDAENAAVLHPTVHLPQSPQGTVLTAVELQVSSHTPSLNFLLGSSASLHCSFSMAPGLVLTRVEWRLQYKGNGQLVYSWTTGQGQAKREGATLEPEQLLMAGDASLNLPSLTVKDEGAYICQVTTSLYQAQQIIHLHIQAAPKVQLRLANEALPPTLICNIVGYYPLDVTVMWTREELGGAPVPVSDASFSSLRQSPGGTYSISSSLRAEPGSAGASYTCQVIHVSLDKPIEARAWVAPPEQRTMAFGILFASSLFLLALLYLGLQRWKATSPKVTQDCEALLVTSESKKKE, from the exons ATGGGCACCGAGGGGTGGTGTCTGCTGCTCTGCGTGGCTCTGTTCCAAGCGGCAGACACTG CAGAAAAGCAATGGCGGGCCGTGGATGTGGTCTTGGACTGTTTCTTGGTGGAGGAGGGCAAGCACCATGGAGGGTTTCCCAGCAGAAAGGACATGGTGAGGGCCTTGCTCGTGCTGAGACAGGTGCCAGTGCTGGATGATGGCTCCCTGGAAGGCTTCACCAATTTCCAACTGAGCACACTGGCCAAAGACAACCCACCTGTTACCTTTGAGGCCTCAG TGAACCTGGTACAGATCCCCCATGCAGAGGCCTTGCTCCACGCTGACTGCAGCGAGACAGAGGTGACCTGTGAGATCTCCCGCTATTTTCTCCAGGCCAGACAAGAGGCTGCTGTGGAGACAGCAGCTTGGTTCATCACCAACATGCAGGTGTCCGGAGGGGGACCCAGTGTCTCCATAGTGATGAGGACTCTCGGGGATGCTGAGAATGCGGCTGTCTTGCACCCCACAGTGCACCTACCCCAGAGCCCCCAGGGGACTGTGCTGACTGcag TGGAACTGCAAGTGTCAAGTCATACCCCATCCCTGAATTTCCTGCTGGGgtcctcagcctccctgcactgCAGCTTCTCCATGGCACCAGGCTTGGTCCTCACCAGAGTGGAGTGGCGGCTGCAGTATAAGGGCAACGGCCAGCTGGTGTACAGCTGGaccacagggcaggggcaggccaaGCGAGAGGGCGCTACCCTGGAGCCTGAGCAGCTCCTCATGGCCGGGGATGCCTCCCTCAACCTACCCAGCCTCACTGTGAAGGACGAGGGGGCCTACATTTGCCAGGTCACCACCTCTCTATACCAAGCTCAACAAATCATCCATCTCCATATCCAAG CTGCCCCCAAAGTACAACTGCGTTTGGCAAACGAAGCTCTGCCACCCACCCTCATCTGCAACATAGTGGGCTATTATCCTCTGGATGTGACTGTGATGTGGACCCgagaggagctgggaggagcCCCAGTCCCAGTCTCTGATGCCTCCTTCTCCAGCCTCCGGCAAAGCCCAGGGGGCACCTACAGCATCTCCTCCTCCCTGAGAGCAGAACCTGGCTCTGCAGGTGCCTCTTATACCTGTCAGGTCATCCACGTCTCCCTGGACAAGCCCATTGAGGCCAGGGCCTGGGTTGCCCCGCCAG AGCAGAGAACGATGGCCTTTGGAATCCTTTTTGCCAGCAGCCTCTTCCTTCTTGCACTGCTGTACCTGGGGCTTCAGAGATGGAAAG CTACCTCACCCAAAGTCACCCAAGACTGCGAGGCCCTCTTGGTAACCAGTGAGAGTAAAAAGAAAGAGTAG
- the TAPBPL gene encoding tapasin-related protein isoform X1 has product MGTEGWCLLLCVALFQAADTEKQWRAVDVVLDCFLVEEGKHHGGFPSRKDMVRALLVLRQVPVLDDGSLEGFTNFQLSTLAKDNPPVTFEASVNLVQIPHAEALLHADCSETEVTCEISRYFLQARQEAAVETAAWFITNMQVSGGGPSVSIVMRTLGDAENAAVLHPTVHLPQSPQGTVLTAVELQVSSHTPSLNFLLGSSASLHCSFSMAPGLVLTRVEWRLQYKGNGQLVYSWTTGQGQAKREGATLEPEQLLMAGDASLNLPSLTVKDEGAYICQVTTSLYQAQQIIHLHIQAAPKVQLRLANEALPPTLICNIVGYYPLDVTVMWTREELGGAPVPVSDASFSSLRQSPGGTYSISSSLRAEPGSAGASYTCQVIHVSLDKPIEARAWVAPPEQRTMAFGILFASSLFLLALLYLGLQRWKATSPKVTQDCEALLVTSESKKKE; this is encoded by the exons ATGGGCACCGAGGGGTGGTGTCTGCTGCTCTGCGTGGCTCTGTTCCAAGCGGCAGACACTG AAAAGCAATGGCGGGCCGTGGATGTGGTCTTGGACTGTTTCTTGGTGGAGGAGGGCAAGCACCATGGAGGGTTTCCCAGCAGAAAGGACATGGTGAGGGCCTTGCTCGTGCTGAGACAGGTGCCAGTGCTGGATGATGGCTCCCTGGAAGGCTTCACCAATTTCCAACTGAGCACACTGGCCAAAGACAACCCACCTGTTACCTTTGAGGCCTCAG TGAACCTGGTACAGATCCCCCATGCAGAGGCCTTGCTCCACGCTGACTGCAGCGAGACAGAGGTGACCTGTGAGATCTCCCGCTATTTTCTCCAGGCCAGACAAGAGGCTGCTGTGGAGACAGCAGCTTGGTTCATCACCAACATGCAGGTGTCCGGAGGGGGACCCAGTGTCTCCATAGTGATGAGGACTCTCGGGGATGCTGAGAATGCGGCTGTCTTGCACCCCACAGTGCACCTACCCCAGAGCCCCCAGGGGACTGTGCTGACTGcag TGGAACTGCAAGTGTCAAGTCATACCCCATCCCTGAATTTCCTGCTGGGgtcctcagcctccctgcactgCAGCTTCTCCATGGCACCAGGCTTGGTCCTCACCAGAGTGGAGTGGCGGCTGCAGTATAAGGGCAACGGCCAGCTGGTGTACAGCTGGaccacagggcaggggcaggccaaGCGAGAGGGCGCTACCCTGGAGCCTGAGCAGCTCCTCATGGCCGGGGATGCCTCCCTCAACCTACCCAGCCTCACTGTGAAGGACGAGGGGGCCTACATTTGCCAGGTCACCACCTCTCTATACCAAGCTCAACAAATCATCCATCTCCATATCCAAG CTGCCCCCAAAGTACAACTGCGTTTGGCAAACGAAGCTCTGCCACCCACCCTCATCTGCAACATAGTGGGCTATTATCCTCTGGATGTGACTGTGATGTGGACCCgagaggagctgggaggagcCCCAGTCCCAGTCTCTGATGCCTCCTTCTCCAGCCTCCGGCAAAGCCCAGGGGGCACCTACAGCATCTCCTCCTCCCTGAGAGCAGAACCTGGCTCTGCAGGTGCCTCTTATACCTGTCAGGTCATCCACGTCTCCCTGGACAAGCCCATTGAGGCCAGGGCCTGGGTTGCCCCGCCAG AGCAGAGAACGATGGCCTTTGGAATCCTTTTTGCCAGCAGCCTCTTCCTTCTTGCACTGCTGTACCTGGGGCTTCAGAGATGGAAAG CTACCTCACCCAAAGTCACCCAAGACTGCGAGGCCCTCTTGGTAACCAGTGAGAGTAAAAAGAAAGAGTAG